A single region of the Oleispira antarctica RB-8 genome encodes:
- a CDS encoding Response regulator yields the protein MLIIGAFVIQKNVSLIDDTWKLYQTDRSDKSRLEGALRAAIGYGGMIHEFKNFILRNDPIYMETIHKHIGSAESIIHQYSLLQLTNAELTALDDIQRVISIYEKAHVQVDNLVRQGYSITQLDNTVKVDDTPALRGLETLRQEVRNSLTSETPLSKARVSADLRAAIGYGGMIHEYKNYILRHEVKYKNEVKVQLQKAYEAIAQYRTLEPSNAEVLALNDIENTLQNYGDNLNIISQLISNKTSIHEIDKSLRIDDYNALRGLNIIDKEIYQQINDYDSALSKALELVKNTSYIVTWGVFLLLFSIFIFAVWLIQARVIEPVLRLTNSMVRLSNNDFSIALENHHYDNELGDIARTMSVFKENMIERHEAEIELEAANNELNVQLNNILHLREQSEQQTSKALALAEGLADARISAEKSTLRAEENELRVSSILNSVQDGIITINEKGIIESVNPATEHMFGYYSAELVGKNISVLVPDPHKSMHDGYLERFVNGGSTRDASKPIEQSAQHKDGSTFIMELRINTIVFANEKKIIGVIKDVTERKQWEHDLKQLAMTDPLTKLANRNQYNKKLAEAAAVSLRYKNPFALMLLDLDKFKPVNDRYGHPVGDSLLQHVANTLLKCCRETDTVARLGGDEFAIILPSSHQPLDTKTLADRIIKQVSQVVVIEEQSIQVGISIGICTFPDLADNIEALQNQADSALYDAKEGGRNAYRIFKDGIKIK from the coding sequence ATGCTAATCATCGGTGCCTTTGTTATTCAAAAGAACGTATCACTCATCGACGACACTTGGAAACTCTACCAAACCGATCGCTCTGACAAGTCTCGCTTAGAAGGTGCACTTCGGGCAGCCATTGGTTACGGCGGTATGATCCATGAATTTAAAAACTTCATTTTGCGCAATGACCCCATCTACATGGAGACCATTCATAAACATATTGGCTCTGCAGAATCTATTATTCATCAATACAGTTTGCTGCAATTAACAAACGCCGAATTAACCGCCCTTGATGATATTCAACGGGTCATCTCTATCTATGAAAAAGCCCATGTACAGGTCGATAATTTAGTCAGACAGGGCTATAGCATTACCCAACTTGATAACACCGTGAAGGTTGACGATACCCCAGCATTAAGAGGCCTTGAAACATTACGCCAAGAAGTTAGAAATAGCCTCACCTCTGAAACCCCTCTAAGCAAAGCACGTGTGAGTGCTGATTTACGTGCGGCGATTGGCTATGGAGGCATGATCCATGAATACAAAAACTACATACTGCGCCATGAAGTAAAATATAAAAATGAGGTAAAGGTCCAACTGCAGAAGGCTTATGAAGCGATTGCGCAGTATCGCACTTTAGAGCCCAGCAACGCTGAAGTTTTAGCCTTAAATGACATTGAAAATACACTGCAAAACTATGGCGATAATTTAAATATCATTAGCCAGCTAATCAGCAATAAAACCAGCATTCATGAAATTGATAAATCACTTCGTATAGATGACTATAACGCCCTACGGGGTTTAAATATTATCGACAAAGAAATCTACCAGCAAATAAACGATTACGACAGTGCGCTATCAAAAGCCTTAGAGCTAGTAAAAAACACATCTTACATTGTTACCTGGGGTGTTTTCTTATTGCTATTTTCTATCTTTATTTTCGCCGTTTGGTTAATACAAGCACGAGTTATTGAACCTGTACTGCGCCTAACCAATAGTATGGTAAGACTATCGAACAACGACTTTTCGATAGCACTAGAAAACCATCACTATGATAATGAATTGGGCGATATAGCCAGAACGATGTCAGTATTTAAAGAAAACATGATCGAACGTCATGAAGCTGAGATAGAACTAGAAGCTGCCAACAATGAATTAAATGTACAGCTCAATAATATTCTTCATTTAAGAGAACAATCTGAGCAGCAAACTAGCAAGGCACTCGCCCTTGCCGAAGGTTTGGCTGATGCACGAATATCTGCAGAAAAATCAACGCTTCGAGCGGAAGAAAATGAATTGCGTGTCAGCTCAATTTTAAATTCGGTACAAGATGGCATTATCACCATCAATGAAAAAGGCATTATCGAAAGTGTTAACCCCGCAACCGAACATATGTTTGGCTATTACTCGGCAGAACTGGTCGGTAAAAATATATCCGTACTGGTACCAGATCCGCACAAAAGCATGCACGATGGATACCTTGAACGCTTTGTTAATGGGGGCTCCACAAGAGATGCATCAAAACCTATTGAGCAAAGCGCACAACATAAAGACGGTTCTACCTTCATTATGGAGCTTCGTATTAATACCATCGTCTTTGCTAACGAGAAAAAAATAATCGGTGTTATTAAAGATGTAACAGAACGTAAGCAATGGGAGCATGATCTGAAACAACTTGCGATGACAGACCCCCTCACCAAATTGGCTAATAGAAATCAATATAATAAAAAATTGGCCGAAGCCGCAGCGGTTTCTCTGCGCTATAAAAACCCCTTTGCACTAATGCTGCTTGATTTGGATAAATTTAAGCCAGTGAATGATCGCTACGGGCATCCTGTCGGTGACTCATTATTACAGCACGTCGCAAATACATTATTAAAGTGCTGCCGTGAAACGGATACCGTTGCGCGATTAGGCGGCGATGAGTTTGCGATCATCCTACCTTCAAGCCATCAGCCTTTAGATACTAAAACTCTTGCCGATCGTATCATCAAACAGGTTTCACAGGTGGTAGTGATTGAAGAACAGTCTATCCAAGTAGGCATCAGTATCGGTATTTGTACATTCCCAGATCTCGCTGACAATATTGAAGCCTTACAAAACCAAGCTGACTCTGCACTTTATGATGCGAAAGAAGGTGGGCGTAATGCCTATCGTATTTTTAAAGATGGCATAAAGATCAAATAA
- a CDS encoding Pseudouridine synthase, whose product MNATFSFTVSLKQANSHLLACLLPAIPYLPPDQWQALLLGVKGDIKVDGVIVRDDVLLFAGQVVSYTLHHYEEAEVDDAWSRVWSNDEIAAVHKPANLPVNRTTRNVYNTLIQLLRRESPWPDAHLLHRLDLETSGLILIAHSNAVARQYQSKLEHLIKRKIYRTIVVGKPDWEIKDFICDLGTLDKAQGGSEIRSQMHVLPKGEGKESRTLFKVLATKNKDSMDYSLVECELFTGRKHQIRAQLAYLGHAIVGDKIYRNGGEFYLKRIEKTLTAADYKKLLTPHHLLHAYEIHLFNRWQTATTHGEVCDGKECHGGCGLSKTEDIIIRDDDFPESWQAFDF is encoded by the coding sequence ATGAACGCCACTTTTTCCTTTACTGTAAGCCTAAAGCAGGCTAATTCGCACTTACTTGCCTGTTTATTGCCCGCGATTCCCTACTTACCGCCAGATCAATGGCAAGCGCTATTATTAGGGGTGAAAGGTGATATTAAGGTTGATGGCGTTATTGTGCGAGATGATGTTCTTCTATTCGCGGGGCAAGTCGTCAGTTATACCTTGCATCATTATGAAGAAGCGGAAGTTGATGATGCTTGGTCACGCGTGTGGTCGAATGATGAAATTGCCGCTGTTCATAAGCCCGCCAACCTTCCGGTTAATCGTACAACACGAAATGTCTATAATACGTTGATTCAATTATTGCGCCGTGAGAGTCCTTGGCCTGATGCACATTTATTGCATCGCTTAGATTTAGAAACCTCGGGGCTGATCTTAATCGCACACAGCAATGCAGTAGCGCGCCAGTATCAATCTAAGTTAGAGCATTTAATTAAACGCAAAATTTATCGAACGATTGTGGTGGGAAAGCCCGATTGGGAAATAAAGGATTTTATTTGCGATCTTGGCACTCTCGATAAGGCGCAAGGGGGAAGTGAGATACGCAGTCAGATGCATGTACTGCCAAAAGGTGAAGGAAAAGAAAGTCGTACACTCTTTAAGGTTTTAGCGACAAAAAATAAAGACAGTATGGATTATTCACTGGTGGAGTGTGAACTATTTACCGGGCGCAAACATCAAATTCGTGCGCAGCTAGCATATTTAGGCCATGCCATTGTGGGGGATAAAATTTACAGGAATGGTGGTGAGTTTTATTTAAAACGAATTGAAAAAACATTAACAGCAGCCGATTATAAAAAGCTGTTAACGCCTCATCATTTATTACACGCCTATGAGATTCATTTGTTTAATCGTTGGCAGACGGCGACGACTCATGGCGAGGTGTGTGATGGCAAGGAGTGTCATGGTGGGTGTGGGTTATCCAAGACTGAGGACATTATCATACGAGATGATGATTTTCCTGAGTCTTGGCAAGCCTTTGATTTTTAA
- a CDS encoding Medium-chain-fatty-acid--CoA ligase, which translates to MLGNMMDSPLLISGLIEHAVSSHPNSEIVSRRCEIDSKGESIHRYTMIDAAKRSKKIANALIKMGTNPADRIATLAWNNYRHFELYFGVSGIGSVLHTINPRLFPEQLVYIINHAEDRWIFVDLTFVPLLEAIQDQISSVEGFIIMADSANMPETSLKNAICYEDLIDSASDELEWPQFDENSAACLCYTSGTTGNPKGVLYSHRSTLLHAMSEISREALGITSLSCVLPVVPMFHVNAWGVPYAGAMTGAKLVFPGPGMDGASLWELIDAEQPDLLLGVPTVWLMLLNHMDEIGKTLDSVKNVVVGGSAAPLSMIKKFDQVHDAFLIHAWGMTEMSPLGTSNVENALMKNMPIEERYLLQQKQGRPVFGVEMKIVDDEGQTLPNDGITFGRLLVRGPWIIKKYFKTDDMSSFENGWLDTGDVATIDTNNYLGIVDRSKDVIKSGGEWISSIDLENAAVDHPDIIEACVIGAAHEKWDERPLLLAIMKPGSTTTGDDIKEFLSDKIAKFWMPDEVIFVESLPHTATGKLLKINLRKEYHDYLMNR; encoded by the coding sequence ATGCTAGGTAATATGATGGACAGCCCACTACTAATTTCTGGGCTAATAGAACACGCAGTATCTTCTCACCCTAATAGCGAAATTGTCAGCCGTCGCTGTGAAATTGATAGCAAAGGCGAAAGTATTCACCGCTACACAATGATAGACGCTGCCAAACGCTCGAAAAAAATTGCTAATGCACTGATTAAAATGGGCACGAATCCAGCAGACCGCATCGCCACACTCGCGTGGAACAACTATCGCCATTTTGAACTCTACTTTGGAGTCTCGGGCATTGGCTCGGTATTGCATACCATCAACCCACGCTTATTCCCCGAACAGCTGGTCTACATCATTAACCACGCCGAAGACCGTTGGATCTTTGTCGACCTTACCTTTGTGCCGTTATTAGAAGCCATTCAAGATCAAATAAGCTCAGTCGAAGGTTTTATTATTATGGCCGACTCGGCCAATATGCCCGAAACCAGCTTAAAGAATGCCATCTGCTACGAAGACTTAATCGACAGCGCCAGCGATGAATTAGAATGGCCACAGTTTGATGAAAACTCAGCCGCATGCTTATGCTACACCTCCGGCACTACAGGCAATCCAAAAGGCGTACTGTACAGCCACCGCTCAACCTTACTGCATGCCATGTCGGAAATCAGCCGCGAAGCATTAGGCATCACCAGCTTATCCTGCGTATTACCCGTTGTGCCTATGTTCCACGTCAACGCTTGGGGCGTACCTTATGCCGGCGCAATGACCGGAGCCAAGCTGGTATTCCCAGGTCCTGGAATGGATGGCGCGTCACTGTGGGAATTAATCGACGCTGAGCAACCTGATCTGTTATTGGGTGTGCCTACCGTTTGGTTAATGCTACTCAACCACATGGATGAGATTGGCAAAACCTTAGATTCTGTCAAAAATGTCGTGGTAGGTGGCTCGGCCGCGCCTCTTTCCATGATCAAGAAATTTGACCAAGTGCACGATGCGTTCTTGATTCATGCCTGGGGCATGACAGAGATGTCACCACTCGGCACGTCAAACGTAGAAAACGCGTTGATGAAAAACATGCCCATCGAAGAACGTTATTTACTGCAACAAAAACAAGGTCGCCCAGTCTTCGGCGTCGAAATGAAAATTGTCGATGATGAAGGCCAGACACTGCCAAATGACGGCATAACCTTCGGCCGCTTATTAGTACGCGGCCCTTGGATCATTAAAAAATATTTTAAAACTGATGATATGAGTAGCTTTGAAAATGGCTGGCTCGATACCGGCGATGTTGCCACCATCGATACAAATAATTACTTAGGCATTGTTGATCGTTCAAAAGACGTAATTAAGTCAGGCGGAGAATGGATCAGCTCTATCGATCTAGAGAATGCCGCAGTAGACCACCCTGATATTATCGAAGCCTGCGTGATTGGTGCGGCTCATGAAAAATGGGATGAACGCCCATTATTATTGGCAATAATGAAACCAGGTTCAACGACCACGGGCGATGATATTAAAGAATTCTTAAGCGATAAAATTGCTAAATTTTGGATGCCAGACGAAGTTATTTTTGTGGAAAGCTTACCTCATACTGCGACGGGCAAACTGTTAAAAATTAATTTGCGTAAGGAGTATCACGATTATTTAATGAATCGCTAG